Genomic DNA from Taurinivorans muris:
AAACATGATTCAAGCATACGCACATCGGCATCGATACGTTTCGCCATAAGTTCGGCAATATGTCCGGGCAGGATAAGCCCCAGTTTTTTTGATTTTTCGACCAAAATATGAAAACGTGTTTCCATTTCGGGTTTTTCGATGCTCGCCACAAATCCGGAATGGAACTGCGAAGCCAAATAACTGTCAAGACCGGCAATTTCCTTTGGAGCGAAAGAACTTGTCAATACGACTTTTCCTCCGCGGCTGTGAATGGATTTTATAATGGAAAGAAGCATTTCCTGCGTCTTGTCTTTTCCTTGGAAGAAATGCACATCTTCAAGCAAGAGCAAATTGCACCCCGCAAAACGCTTTTTAAAATTATCAAAATCTTTGGAAAAACTTGCTTGGACAAATTGGGAAGTAAAGGTTTCGGCAGTTAAATACACAACATTCAAAGCGGAATTTTTTGTTTTTTCCTGCATAGCCATTCCGACCGCCTGAATCAAATGCGTTTTGCCAAGTCCGGAACAGGAAGAAAGAAAAAGCATATTGGTCAAGGCATTGTCCGTAATGATATTCTCCGCGGCAGCCACAGCCAGTTTATTGGAAGGACCCACCACAAAATCATCAAAAGAATATTTAAATTCAAAGGGCTGTTCATAGGTATACTGAAAAGGCAAAAGAAGCTGGGAATTACTGCCTGTCGCAAGCATTGCCGGCGCTGTGGCTATACTTTTTGCCACATCTTCGGAAGAAAAAGGTTTGATCACGGCGACATCCGCATTCA
This window encodes:
- a CDS encoding DnaA ATPase domain-containing protein; its protein translation is MKTIWSQIQARLREILPEAEYSVWIATLDGEVQYRNEIPCLVLYARNTHIAKYLRKYSVFFQEAAAKVLEIENSALIDVAYEALNADVAVIKPFSSEDVAKSIATAPAMLATGSNSQLLLPFQYTYEQPFEFKYSFDDFVVGPSNKLAVAAAENIITDNALTNMLFLSSCSGLGKTHLIQAVGMAMQEKTKNSALNVVYLTAETFTSQFVQASFSKDFDNFKKRFAGCNLLLLEDVHFFQGKDKTQEMLLSIIKSIHSRGGKVVLTSSFAPKEIAGLDSYLASQFHSGFVASIEKPEMETRFHILVEKSKKLGLILPGHIAELMAKRIDADVRMLESCLQNVVFRAKVLGTEITEDIVYDVIQQVSQTEPSFDLPSIVDMVCKGFGVTRQQLESNSRCQNYVLARNLAFYLLRKHTDMTLEEIGHGFNRRHSTVIKGISSLEEEVSKESPVGRQLNDLIEKIEKNCGQNKKSSK